In Geobacillus kaustophilus, a genomic segment contains:
- the rpiB gene encoding ribose 5-phosphate isomerase B, with amino-acid sequence MKVAIASDHGGIRIREEIKALLDEMGIEYTDFGCDCETSVDYPDYALPVAEKVARGEFDRGILICGTGIGMTIAANKVKGVRCALCHDVYSAKLTRMHNDSNILAMGERVIGPGLAREIAKAWLETEFEGGRHARRIGKIADYENKHL; translated from the coding sequence ATGAAAGTCGCTATTGCTTCTGACCATGGTGGAATTCGCATTCGTGAGGAAATTAAAGCGCTGCTTGATGAAATGGGAATCGAGTACACCGATTTTGGCTGCGATTGTGAAACATCGGTCGATTACCCGGATTACGCGCTTCCCGTCGCTGAAAAAGTGGCGCGCGGCGAATTTGATCGTGGCATTTTGATCTGTGGCACCGGCATCGGCATGACGATCGCCGCCAACAAAGTGAAAGGGGTGCGCTGCGCCCTTTGCCACGACGTTTACAGCGCCAAGCTGACGCGCATGCATAACGACAGCAACATTCTCGCGATGGGGGAGCGCGTCATCGGCCCCGGCCTGGCGCGCGAAATCGCCAAGGCATGGCTTGAGACCGAATTTGAAGGCGGACGCCATGCGCGGCGGATCGGCAAAATCGCCGACTATGAAAACAAGCATTTGTAG
- a CDS encoding methyl-accepting chemotaxis protein, whose protein sequence is MGGTSHRFGLRLKLVVFTTALALITYSTSAFFLYVLYDQWFASWNKSVFTMIVLLLGIFWSGVLAYLAAGWITRPLQRLEEAAAKATEGHIDEDVPLPSSHDEIRSLAVAFNRMLGHLRAVVANVEESAARTTEKTAEMRQASETASNRARDIAATIDDISKGAASSAEAIQEAAAAAEDVLAIAVQVKETAERAEQSVYGMAETLKASRDITHSLISGIDQLADDQERSRAAVKQLEAHANQIGNITLLVADIAEQTNLLALNASIEAARAGEHGRGFAVVAEEVRKLADESAKAVKKIAELVGNIQNEVARVVAQMDKQVAAANAEAAKGERTNEAIAAMAASADEVIRAVHDIAELAKCQMGHMERAAAQTQEVAAIAEQTSAGALEVAAATEEQAASINDVHKLAGELVEQAEQLQAAVARFRTR, encoded by the coding sequence ATGGGGGGAACAAGTCATCGATTCGGTTTGCGCCTGAAGCTAGTCGTCTTTACGACAGCGTTGGCGCTGATCACCTATTCAACGAGCGCCTTTTTCTTGTACGTTTTGTATGATCAGTGGTTCGCCTCATGGAACAAAAGCGTGTTCACGATGATCGTGTTGCTCCTTGGCATCTTTTGGTCCGGAGTGCTTGCCTATTTGGCTGCTGGCTGGATTACAAGGCCGCTGCAACGGCTCGAGGAAGCGGCGGCAAAGGCGACGGAAGGGCATATCGATGAGGATGTTCCGTTGCCCTCTTCCCATGACGAAATTCGCTCGCTGGCTGTCGCGTTCAACCGGATGCTCGGCCATTTGCGCGCAGTCGTCGCCAATGTGGAAGAAAGCGCAGCGCGCACGACGGAAAAGACGGCGGAAATGAGGCAGGCGTCCGAAACAGCGTCAAACCGTGCACGCGATATTGCAGCGACCATTGATGACATTTCCAAAGGGGCGGCGTCTTCGGCCGAGGCGATCCAAGAAGCGGCTGCGGCGGCCGAGGATGTGCTTGCCATCGCAGTGCAAGTAAAAGAAACAGCCGAGCGTGCGGAACAGTCGGTATATGGGATGGCTGAAACGCTGAAGGCAAGCCGCGATATCACCCATTCGCTCATTAGCGGCATCGATCAGCTGGCTGACGATCAAGAACGGTCGCGGGCGGCTGTCAAGCAGCTCGAAGCACACGCCAATCAAATCGGCAACATTACGTTGCTTGTCGCTGACATCGCCGAACAGACGAACTTGCTTGCGCTCAATGCTTCCATTGAGGCAGCCCGTGCCGGCGAGCACGGCCGGGGGTTTGCCGTCGTCGCCGAGGAAGTGCGCAAGCTGGCTGATGAGAGCGCCAAGGCGGTCAAGAAAATCGCGGAACTGGTCGGCAACATTCAAAATGAAGTCGCCCGTGTGGTGGCGCAAATGGACAAGCAGGTGGCCGCCGCAAACGCTGAGGCGGCGAAAGGGGAGCGCACGAATGAGGCCATTGCGGCCATGGCGGCCTCAGCCGATGAAGTGATCCGCGCCGTCCATGACATCGCTGAGTTGGCGAAGTGTCAAATGGGGCATATGGAACGGGCCGCGGCGCAGACGCAAGAAGTGGCAGCGATCGCTGAGCAGACGTCCGCCGGCGCGCTCGAAGTTGCGGCGGCGACCGAGGAGCAGGCCGCATCGATCAACGATGTGCATAAACTGGCTGGCGAGTTGGTTGAACAGGCCGAACAATTGCAGGCGGCTGTCGCCCGGTTCCGCACCCGTTGA
- the rpmE gene encoding 50S ribosomal protein L31, whose protein sequence is MKQGIHPEYKKVIVRCACGNEFESGSVKDELRVEICSECHPFFTGKQKFVTAAGRVDKFNKKYGLQ, encoded by the coding sequence ATGAAACAAGGCATCCATCCAGAGTACAAAAAAGTCATCGTCCGCTGCGCATGCGGCAACGAATTCGAAAGCGGTTCGGTCAAAGACGAACTGCGCGTGGAGATTTGCTCGGAATGCCATCCGTTCTTCACGGGCAAACAAAAATTTGTTACGGCAGCGGGCCGCGTGGATAAATTCAATAAAAAATACGGCCTTCAGTAA
- the spoIIR gene encoding stage II sporulation protein R, which yields MMVIKGNAIAICLYIILLTTGVLVELYGHKTDAGANAAVAIPDEAIRLRILANSDADEDQQLKRKVRDAVNAQINGWVAELTSFEEAKRVIRSHLPDIEQTVARVLRDEQSDQTYKVEFGPVHFPTKVYGNYVYPAGVYNAVLITLGEGKGANWWCVLFPPLCFLDFSNSDAVMMAANRTTAETNEPVSAGSAWSMEAGSKQNGDPAEAEDKAELNDERAAEPNEPKEAKDATVENEDHTASSADHGQSEGKADDRESSFVVKAEPEQPVEVKFFFKEWLSHLIP from the coding sequence ATGATGGTGATCAAAGGAAATGCCATTGCCATATGTTTATATATCATTCTATTAACGACAGGCGTACTCGTCGAGCTGTACGGCCACAAGACGGACGCCGGGGCGAACGCGGCGGTCGCCATCCCCGATGAGGCAATCCGCCTGCGCATTTTAGCCAACAGCGACGCTGATGAAGACCAGCAATTGAAGCGGAAGGTGCGCGACGCGGTCAATGCGCAAATCAACGGCTGGGTGGCCGAACTCACTTCGTTTGAGGAAGCGAAGCGCGTCATTCGCTCTCACCTGCCGGACATCGAGCAGACGGTCGCCCGCGTGTTGCGCGATGAACAAAGCGATCAAACGTACAAAGTGGAGTTTGGCCCGGTTCATTTTCCGACGAAAGTGTACGGCAACTACGTGTATCCAGCTGGCGTCTATAATGCCGTGCTGATCACGCTCGGAGAAGGAAAAGGAGCAAATTGGTGGTGCGTTTTGTTCCCACCACTTTGTTTTCTTGACTTTTCCAACAGCGATGCCGTAATGATGGCGGCGAACCGAACGACTGCCGAAACGAATGAACCGGTGTCGGCTGGGAGCGCCTGGTCGATGGAAGCCGGGTCGAAGCAAAACGGCGATCCGGCCGAAGCGGAAGACAAGGCAGAGCTGAACGACGAGCGGGCCGCCGAACCGAATGAACCGAAAGAGGCGAAGGACGCAACAGTGGAAAACGAAGATCACACCGCTTCTTCTGCCGATCATGGGCAGAGCGAAGGGAAAGCTGATGATCGCGAGTCGTCTTTCGTCGTCAAGGCCGAGCCGGAACAGCCGGTGGAAGTAAAATTTTTCTTCAAAGAGTGGCTCAGCCACCTCATTCCATAA
- the prfA gene encoding peptide chain release factor 1 has protein sequence MFDRLEAVEQRYEKLNELLMDPDVINDPKKLRDYSKEQADLEETVQTYREYKSVRGQLAEAKAMLEEKLEPELREMVKEEIDELEEREEALVEKLKVLLLPKDPNDEKNVIMEIRAAAGGEEAALFAGDLYRMYTRYAESQGWKTEVIEASPTGLGGYKEIIFIINGKGAYSKLKFENGAHRVQRVPETESGGRIHTSTATVACLPEMEEIEVEINEKDIRVDTFASSGPGGQSVNTTMSAVRLTHIPTGIVVTCQDEKSQIKNKEKAMKVLRARIYDKYQQEARAEYDQTRKQAVGTGDRSERIRTYNFPQNRVTDHRIGLTIQKLDQVLDGHLDEIIEALILDDQAKKLEQANDAS, from the coding sequence GTGTTTGATCGGTTGGAAGCTGTGGAGCAACGGTATGAAAAGCTCAATGAACTGTTGATGGACCCCGACGTCATCAATGATCCGAAAAAGCTGCGCGATTATTCGAAAGAGCAGGCGGATTTGGAAGAAACGGTGCAAACGTACCGCGAATACAAATCGGTTCGCGGGCAGCTGGCCGAAGCGAAAGCGATGCTCGAAGAAAAGCTGGAGCCGGAGCTGCGCGAGATGGTGAAAGAAGAGATTGATGAGCTCGAAGAACGGGAAGAGGCGCTCGTTGAAAAGCTGAAAGTGTTGCTTTTGCCGAAAGATCCGAACGATGAGAAAAACGTCATTATGGAAATCCGCGCGGCCGCCGGCGGTGAAGAGGCGGCGCTGTTTGCCGGCGACTTGTACCGGATGTATACGCGCTATGCGGAATCGCAAGGGTGGAAGACGGAAGTGATCGAAGCGAGCCCAACTGGCCTCGGTGGCTATAAAGAAATCATTTTTATCATCAATGGCAAAGGGGCGTATTCAAAGCTGAAGTTTGAAAACGGCGCGCACCGCGTCCAGCGCGTCCCGGAAACGGAGTCAGGCGGGCGCATCCATACGTCGACGGCGACAGTCGCCTGCCTGCCGGAGATGGAAGAAATCGAAGTCGAAATCAATGAAAAAGACATTCGCGTCGACACGTTCGCCTCAAGCGGACCGGGCGGGCAAAGCGTCAACACGACGATGTCGGCCGTGCGCCTCACCCATATTCCGACCGGCATTGTCGTTACATGTCAAGACGAAAAATCGCAAATCAAAAACAAAGAAAAAGCGATGAAAGTATTGCGCGCCCGCATTTACGACAAATACCAGCAAGAAGCGCGCGCTGAATACGACCAAACGCGCAAGCAAGCTGTCGGCACCGGCGATCGTTCTGAACGCATTCGCACGTACAACTTCCCGCAAAACCGCGTCACTGACCACCGCATCGGGCTTACGATCCAAAAGCTTGATCAAGTGCTCGATGGGCATTTGGATGAAATCATCGAGGCGCTCATTTTGGACGACCAAGCGAAAAAATTGGAGCAAGCGAACGATGCGTCGTAA
- a CDS encoding low molecular weight protein arginine phosphatase: MPYRILFVCTGNTCRSPMAAALLESKQLPGVEVKSAGVFAAEGSEASVHAKAVLKEKGIEAAHRSSQLKKEHIDWATHVLAMTSGHREMIVERFPEAKDKTFTLKQFVSGTDGDIADPFGGPIEVYRAARDELEKLIDRLAEKLQTEQRG; encoded by the coding sequence ATGCCATACCGCATTTTGTTCGTCTGCACAGGCAATACGTGCCGGAGCCCGATGGCGGCTGCATTGTTGGAAAGTAAGCAGCTGCCAGGCGTCGAGGTGAAATCGGCCGGCGTTTTTGCGGCGGAAGGGAGCGAGGCGTCGGTTCACGCCAAGGCGGTGTTGAAGGAAAAAGGAATCGAAGCGGCCCACCGCTCCTCGCAGCTGAAAAAAGAGCATATCGACTGGGCGACGCACGTGCTGGCGATGACATCAGGCCATAGAGAAATGATCGTCGAGCGTTTCCCAGAAGCGAAGGACAAAACGTTTACGTTGAAGCAGTTCGTCTCGGGAACAGACGGCGACATCGCCGATCCGTTCGGCGGGCCGATTGAAGTGTACCGGGCGGCGCGCGATGAGCTGGAGAAGCTCATTGACCGCTTGGCGGAAAAGTTGCAAACAGAACAAAGAGGTTGA
- a CDS encoding L-threonylcarbamoyladenylate synthase, with product MEKVKRLKTRVWVVDNVVDKQQVYPQIREAVEWLRAGEVIAFPTETVYGLGADAANTAAVEKIFAAKGRPSDNPLIVHVASMAQAEAVAASIPPVAKTLMERFWPGPLTLVLPKRVGVVSERVTAGLPTVAVRMPDHPLALALIEASGLALAAPSANRSGRPSPTTAAHVLADLDGRIAGVIDGGPTGVGVESTVLDCSGDVPTILRPGGVTKEALMEAIGRVEEAAVVDDEAAPKAPGMKYTHYAPKAPLWIVAGSPALLQRLVDESRAEGKTVGVLTTEENRDQYAADVVLPCGTRQALETVASRLYDTLRRFDETNVDLIYSEAFPEEGIGAAIMNRLRKAAGGRAISEQRK from the coding sequence ATGGAGAAGGTGAAACGATTGAAAACGCGTGTTTGGGTTGTGGATAATGTTGTTGATAAACAGCAAGTTTATCCACAGATACGAGAAGCGGTTGAATGGCTGCGGGCCGGGGAAGTCATCGCATTCCCGACGGAAACAGTGTACGGGTTGGGGGCCGATGCGGCCAATACAGCCGCGGTGGAAAAAATTTTCGCCGCCAAAGGGCGGCCGAGCGACAATCCGCTCATCGTTCATGTCGCCAGCATGGCCCAAGCGGAGGCGGTAGCCGCCTCGATCCCGCCGGTGGCGAAAACGTTGATGGAACGATTTTGGCCAGGGCCGCTCACGTTAGTATTGCCAAAACGGGTCGGAGTGGTGTCTGAACGGGTGACGGCCGGGCTGCCGACGGTGGCGGTGCGCATGCCGGATCACCCGCTTGCGCTGGCGTTGATCGAGGCGAGCGGATTGGCGTTGGCCGCCCCGAGCGCGAATCGGTCAGGAAGGCCGAGTCCGACGACGGCGGCGCACGTGCTTGCCGATTTAGATGGGCGGATCGCCGGGGTGATCGACGGCGGACCGACCGGCGTGGGCGTTGAATCGACGGTGCTCGATTGCAGTGGGGACGTGCCGACGATTTTGCGCCCGGGAGGGGTGACGAAAGAGGCGCTCATGGAAGCGATCGGCCGCGTTGAAGAGGCCGCTGTTGTGGACGACGAGGCGGCGCCGAAAGCGCCGGGGATGAAATATACGCATTATGCGCCGAAAGCGCCGCTTTGGATCGTCGCCGGCTCGCCGGCGCTTTTGCAGCGGCTTGTCGATGAAAGCCGGGCGGAAGGGAAAACGGTCGGCGTGTTGACGACCGAGGAAAACCGGGATCAGTATGCGGCCGATGTCGTGCTGCCGTGCGGAACGCGCCAGGCGCTTGAGACGGTCGCGAGCCGGCTGTACGACACGCTGCGCCGGTTTGATGAAACGAACGTCGATCTTATTTACAGCGAGGCGTTTCCGGAAGAAGGAATCGGCGCAGCGATCATGAACCGGCTCCGCAAAGCAGCCGGCGGACGCGCCATCAGCGAACAGCGGAAATGA
- a CDS encoding thymidine kinase: MYVMTQSGWLEVICGCMFSGKSEELIRRVRRAQFAKQEVKVFKPTIDNRYSEDAVVSHNGNSVIAIPVATPAEMFRYISAATDVVAIDEVQFFSDDIIDVVQTLADCGCRVIAAGLDQDFRGEPFGPVPALMAIAESVTKLQAVCTVCGSPASRTQRLINGAPASYDDPVILVGASETYEPRCRHHHEVLGKPKKRYNRPLAGHTGE, encoded by the coding sequence ATGTACGTGATGACGCAGTCCGGCTGGCTTGAGGTCATTTGTGGATGTATGTTTTCCGGCAAATCAGAAGAATTGATTCGCCGCGTCCGCCGCGCTCAGTTTGCCAAGCAGGAAGTGAAAGTGTTCAAACCGACGATTGACAATCGTTATAGCGAAGATGCAGTTGTGTCGCACAACGGCAATTCGGTGATCGCCATTCCGGTCGCGACGCCGGCGGAAATGTTCCGCTACATTTCCGCCGCCACCGACGTCGTCGCTATCGATGAAGTACAGTTTTTTTCCGACGACATCATCGATGTGGTGCAAACGCTCGCTGATTGCGGCTGCCGCGTCATCGCCGCGGGGCTCGACCAAGATTTTCGCGGCGAACCGTTTGGCCCCGTGCCGGCGCTGATGGCGATCGCTGAGTCGGTGACAAAGCTGCAGGCGGTTTGCACGGTATGCGGTTCCCCGGCCAGCCGGACGCAGCGGCTCATTAACGGTGCGCCCGCCTCTTATGACGATCCGGTGATTCTCGTCGGCGCCAGTGAAACGTATGAGCCGCGTTGCCGCCATCACCATGAGGTGCTCGGCAAACCGAAAAAGCGATACAACCGCCCGCTTGCTGGACATACGGGTGAGTGA
- the prmC gene encoding peptide chain release factor N(5)-glutamine methyltransferase gives MRRNVHEVLAWASSFLRAHGKEERTAEWLLCHHLGTDRAGLFARWREPVDEAVYERFAAAVRRHAVDHVPIQYLIGYESFYGRPFLVNRHVLIPRPETEELVLGVLKRVSRLFAGRKRIDVVDVGTGSGAIAVTLALENKALSVTATDISDEALAVARENARRLGANVSFLCGDLLQPIIAMERTVDVVVSNPPYIPETDAAMLSPVVKHYEPHTALFGGRDGLDFYRRFARELPLVLGAPALAAFEVGAGQGQAVAALLAAAFPEAKVEVDFDLNGKDRMVYMTRPKNGKKC, from the coding sequence ATGCGTCGTAACGTACATGAAGTCCTCGCCTGGGCTTCTTCTTTTTTGCGCGCCCATGGAAAAGAGGAGCGGACGGCGGAGTGGCTATTGTGCCACCATTTGGGCACCGATCGGGCCGGACTGTTCGCCCGCTGGCGCGAGCCGGTCGACGAAGCGGTATATGAACGGTTTGCAGCCGCCGTGCGCCGCCATGCGGTGGACCATGTGCCGATTCAATATTTGATCGGCTATGAATCGTTTTACGGCCGGCCGTTTCTCGTCAACCGCCATGTGCTCATCCCGCGCCCGGAAACGGAAGAACTAGTGCTTGGCGTTCTAAAGCGGGTGTCGCGCCTATTTGCTGGTCGGAAGCGGATCGATGTGGTTGACGTCGGCACCGGCAGCGGGGCGATCGCCGTGACATTGGCGCTGGAGAACAAAGCGTTGTCGGTGACCGCAACCGATATTTCGGACGAAGCGCTCGCGGTCGCCCGTGAAAACGCCCGGCGGCTCGGGGCGAACGTTTCGTTTTTGTGCGGCGATTTGCTGCAGCCGATCATTGCCATGGAGCGGACGGTCGATGTCGTCGTTTCCAATCCGCCGTACATTCCAGAGACGGACGCCGCTATGCTTTCCCCGGTTGTCAAACACTATGAGCCGCACACGGCGCTCTTTGGCGGCCGCGACGGGCTCGATTTTTACCGCCGCTTTGCCCGCGAGCTGCCGCTTGTGCTCGGCGCGCCGGCGCTTGCTGCTTTTGAAGTCGGCGCCGGGCAAGGGCAAGCAGTGGCGGCGCTCTTGGCCGCAGCGTTTCCAGAAGCCAAAGTGGAAGTCGATTTTGACCTCAACGGCAAAGACCGGATGGTGTACATGACGCGGCCGAAAAACGGGAAAAAGTGTTAG
- a CDS encoding manganese efflux pump MntP family protein — translation MGAFIGEIIALSMMALALGMDAFSVALGMGLLRLRLRQMFYIGLTIGLFHILMPLAGMAVGRLLSREFGSVATYAGGALLLWLGGQMIIASFRRGDGSPLFPRGVGLLFFAFSVSLDSFSVGLSLGIFGARTMVTILLFGLFSMVLTWVGLFVGRHFQQWLGSYSEALGGSILLAFGLKLLFL, via the coding sequence ATGGGCGCATTCATCGGCGAAATCATCGCGCTGTCAATGATGGCGCTGGCGCTGGGCATGGACGCGTTTTCAGTCGCGTTGGGAATGGGGCTGTTGCGCCTCCGGCTGCGGCAAATGTTTTATATCGGGTTGACGATCGGCTTGTTTCATATTCTCATGCCGCTTGCTGGCATGGCGGTCGGCCGCTTGCTGTCGCGCGAGTTCGGAAGTGTCGCGACATACGCGGGCGGGGCGCTGCTGTTATGGCTTGGCGGGCAAATGATCATCGCCTCGTTCCGGAGGGGTGACGGCTCGCCGCTGTTTCCGCGTGGGGTGGGGTTGCTTTTTTTTGCGTTCAGCGTCAGCCTAGACAGCTTTTCCGTCGGGCTGAGCCTCGGCATTTTCGGAGCGCGGACGATGGTGACGATTTTGCTGTTTGGTCTGTTCAGCATGGTGCTGACATGGGTCGGCCTCTTTGTCGGCCGCCATTTTCAGCAATGGCTCGGTTCTTACAGCGAAGCGCTCGGCGGCAGTATTTTGCTGGCGTTCGGGCTCAAGCTGCTTTTTCTATAA